The Micromonospora krabiensis genome window below encodes:
- a CDS encoding GNAT family N-acetyltransferase, translating to MRLVRWTPDDLVRRLDDVVAVYGEAMGYRTDLLEARRGYMATHVRRPGFRAVASLTSEGHLAGFGYGYLGAAGQWWHDQVLRALDPAARQRWLTHCFEVVELHVRPAAQGHGLGAGQLRALLTLAEGTTTLLSTPEADEQTSRAWRLYRRFGFTDVLRDFHFPGDERAFGVLGRDLPLDHPAA from the coding sequence ATGAGGTTGGTGCGGTGGACCCCGGACGATCTCGTCCGACGGCTGGACGACGTGGTGGCCGTCTACGGCGAGGCGATGGGTTACCGGACCGACCTGCTGGAGGCCCGGCGCGGCTACATGGCCACCCACGTCCGCCGGCCCGGGTTCCGCGCGGTCGCCAGCCTGACCAGTGAGGGCCACCTCGCCGGGTTCGGCTACGGCTACCTCGGCGCGGCCGGGCAGTGGTGGCACGACCAGGTGCTGCGGGCGCTGGACCCGGCGGCCCGGCAACGCTGGCTGACCCACTGCTTCGAGGTGGTCGAGCTACACGTCCGGCCGGCCGCGCAGGGGCACGGCCTGGGTGCCGGGCAGCTGCGCGCGCTGCTCACCCTGGCCGAGGGGACCACCACCCTGCTCTCCACGCCGGAGGCCGACGAGCAGACGTCCCGGGCCTGGCGGCTCTACCGGCGCTTCGGCTTCACCGACGTGCTGCGCGACTTCCACTTCCCGGGCGACGAGCGCGCGTTCGGGGTGCTCGGCCGGGACCTGCCGCTCGACCACCCCGCCGCATGA
- a CDS encoding error-prone DNA polymerase translates to MSFHNPKMPWSELERVLSGRPDGRSGQGRSREQRHLHVVDPLAEDADGGDGPAWSRRREQYQAPAVVRPEGAVPYAELHAHTNFSFLDGASHPEELAEEAARLGLTALAVTDHDGFYGVVRFAEAARALHLPTIFGAELSLGLPGPQNGEPDPLGAHLLVLAHGHEGYARLASTISRAQLRGGEKGRPVYGDLEEVAAELRDHVLVLTGCRKGHVPGALLTEGVDAAARELDRLTALFGAETVAVELTDHGHPVDADRNDALAELAAAAGLPTVATNNVHYASPGRRRLATTVAAVRARRSLDEIDGWLPAAATAHLRSGAEMAARFAAYPGAVARAAEFGAELAFDLQLVAPELPAYPVPPGHTEMSWLRHLTAQGARERYGPREAHPAAYAQLDHELDMIEELGFPGYFLVVYDIVAFCREQDIYCQGRGSAANSAVCYALRITNVDAVRHRLLFERFLAPERDGPPDIDVDIESDRREEVIQHVYARYGREHTAQVANVISYRPRSAVRDVAKAFGYSPGQQDAWSKQIDRWGSVTTVDVADIPEQVVEYANELQTFPRHLGIHSGGMVICDRPVIEVCPVEWGRMPGRSVLQWDKDDCAAVGLVKFDLLGLGMLSALHYGYDMIGMSLDLGDMTLDDPEVYDMLCRADSVGVFQVESRAQMATLPRLKPREFYDLVVEVALIRPGPIQGGSVHPYIRRKNGQEPVTFAHPLMRNALEKTLGVPLFQEQLMQLAIDLAGFDAAGADQLRRAMGAKRSVERMAQIADRLYAGMAERGITGELADDVYRKLTAFASYGFPESHAMSFAYLVYASSWLKRYHPAPFLAALLNAQPMGFYSPQTLVDDARRHGVEVRRPDINASAASAVLESTPDTRWGSAPGEPPHAWGLGGPAVRLGLSSVRTLGDDVAERIEAERSAHGPYRDMPDLARRVGLTAAQLEALATADAFACFGLTRRQALWAAGAAAQDRPGRLPGTVTGAAPPTLPGMEAVDRLVADVWATGLSPESHPAGFIRPQLDLVGALPIARLGRVEAGQRIRVGGIVTHRQRPATAGGVTFLNLEDETGMLNVTCSPGLWQRYRRVARTSTGLVVRGRLERNEGVVNLVADRLDPITPPVSPASRDFR, encoded by the coding sequence ATGAGCTTTCACAACCCCAAGATGCCCTGGTCGGAGCTGGAGCGGGTGCTCTCCGGCCGTCCCGACGGCCGATCCGGTCAGGGCCGGTCGCGCGAGCAGCGGCACCTGCACGTGGTGGACCCGCTCGCCGAGGACGCCGACGGCGGGGACGGCCCCGCCTGGAGCCGCCGGCGCGAGCAGTACCAGGCGCCGGCGGTGGTCCGCCCCGAGGGCGCCGTCCCGTACGCGGAGCTGCACGCGCACACCAACTTCAGCTTCCTCGACGGGGCGAGCCACCCGGAGGAGCTGGCCGAGGAGGCGGCCCGGCTGGGGCTCACCGCGCTCGCCGTCACCGACCACGACGGCTTCTACGGTGTGGTGCGCTTCGCCGAGGCGGCCCGCGCGTTGCACCTGCCGACGATCTTCGGCGCCGAACTCTCCCTCGGGCTGCCCGGTCCGCAGAACGGCGAACCGGACCCGCTCGGCGCGCACCTGCTGGTGCTCGCGCACGGCCACGAGGGGTACGCCCGGCTGGCCAGCACCATCTCCCGCGCCCAGTTGCGCGGCGGCGAGAAGGGCCGACCGGTCTACGGGGACCTGGAGGAGGTCGCCGCCGAGCTGCGCGACCACGTCCTGGTGCTCACCGGCTGCCGCAAGGGGCACGTGCCGGGAGCGCTGCTCACCGAGGGCGTCGACGCGGCGGCCCGGGAGCTGGACCGGCTGACCGCGCTCTTCGGCGCGGAGACGGTGGCGGTGGAGCTCACCGACCACGGCCACCCCGTCGACGCGGACCGCAACGACGCGCTCGCCGAACTGGCCGCCGCCGCCGGCCTGCCCACGGTGGCCACCAACAACGTGCACTACGCGAGCCCGGGGCGGCGTCGGCTGGCCACCACGGTCGCCGCCGTCCGGGCCCGGCGCAGCCTGGACGAGATCGACGGCTGGCTGCCCGCCGCCGCCACCGCCCACCTGCGCAGCGGTGCGGAGATGGCGGCCCGGTTCGCCGCCTACCCGGGTGCGGTGGCCCGGGCCGCCGAGTTCGGCGCCGAGCTGGCCTTCGACCTGCAACTGGTCGCGCCGGAGCTGCCGGCGTACCCGGTTCCGCCGGGGCACACCGAGATGAGCTGGCTGCGCCACCTGACCGCGCAGGGCGCCCGGGAGCGCTACGGCCCGCGGGAGGCGCACCCGGCGGCGTACGCGCAGCTCGACCACGAGCTGGACATGATCGAGGAGCTGGGGTTCCCCGGCTACTTCCTGGTGGTCTACGACATCGTCGCGTTCTGCCGGGAGCAGGACATCTACTGCCAGGGGCGGGGCTCGGCGGCGAACTCGGCGGTCTGCTACGCGCTGCGGATCACCAACGTCGACGCGGTCCGGCACCGGCTGCTCTTCGAGCGGTTCCTCGCCCCCGAGCGGGACGGGCCGCCGGACATCGACGTCGACATCGAGTCCGACCGTCGGGAGGAGGTGATCCAGCACGTCTACGCCCGCTACGGCCGGGAGCACACCGCCCAGGTCGCCAACGTCATCTCCTACCGGCCCCGGTCGGCGGTGCGGGACGTGGCCAAGGCGTTCGGCTACTCGCCGGGCCAGCAGGACGCCTGGAGCAAGCAGATCGACCGGTGGGGTTCGGTCACCACGGTCGACGTGGCGGACATCCCCGAGCAGGTCGTCGAGTACGCCAACGAGCTGCAGACCTTCCCCCGGCACCTGGGCATCCACTCCGGCGGGATGGTGATCTGCGACCGGCCGGTGATCGAGGTCTGCCCGGTGGAGTGGGGGCGGATGCCCGGCCGCAGCGTGCTCCAGTGGGACAAGGACGACTGCGCCGCCGTCGGCCTGGTCAAGTTCGACCTGCTCGGTCTCGGCATGCTCTCCGCGTTGCACTACGGGTACGACATGATCGGGATGAGCCTGGACCTCGGCGACATGACGCTGGACGACCCCGAGGTCTACGACATGCTCTGCCGGGCCGACTCGGTCGGGGTGTTCCAGGTGGAGAGCCGCGCCCAGATGGCCACCCTGCCCCGGCTCAAGCCCCGCGAGTTCTACGACCTGGTGGTCGAGGTGGCGCTGATCCGCCCCGGCCCGATCCAGGGCGGCTCGGTGCACCCGTACATCCGGCGCAAGAACGGCCAGGAACCGGTGACCTTCGCGCACCCGTTGATGCGCAACGCGCTGGAGAAGACCCTCGGCGTGCCGCTGTTCCAGGAGCAGCTGATGCAGCTCGCCATCGACCTGGCCGGCTTCGACGCGGCCGGTGCCGACCAGCTGCGTCGGGCGATGGGGGCCAAGCGCTCGGTGGAGCGGATGGCGCAGATCGCCGACCGGCTGTACGCCGGGATGGCGGAGCGGGGCATCACCGGCGAGCTGGCCGACGACGTCTACCGCAAGCTCACCGCGTTCGCCAGCTACGGCTTCCCAGAGAGCCACGCGATGAGCTTCGCCTACCTGGTCTACGCCAGCTCGTGGCTCAAGCGCTACCACCCGGCGCCGTTCCTGGCCGCGCTGCTCAACGCCCAGCCGATGGGGTTCTACTCGCCGCAGACCCTGGTCGACGACGCCCGCCGGCACGGGGTGGAGGTGCGCCGGCCGGACATCAACGCCAGCGCGGCGTCGGCGGTGCTGGAGTCCACCCCGGACACCCGGTGGGGCAGTGCGCCGGGCGAGCCGCCGCACGCCTGGGGGCTGGGCGGTCCGGCGGTCCGGCTCGGGCTGTCCAGCGTGCGTACCCTCGGCGACGACGTGGCCGAGCGGATCGAGGCGGAGCGGAGCGCGCACGGGCCGTACCGTGACATGCCGGACCTGGCCCGGCGGGTCGGTCTCACCGCCGCGCAGTTGGAGGCGCTGGCCACCGCGGACGCGTTCGCCTGTTTCGGGCTGACCCGGCGGCAGGCGCTCTGGGCCGCCGGCGCGGCGGCCCAGGACCGGCCGGGCCGGCTGCCGGGCACGGTGACGGGGGCGGCCCCGCCGACCCTGCCCGGCATGGAGGCGGTGGACCGGCTGGTCGCCGACGTGTGGGCGACCGGTCTGTCGCCGGAGAGCCATCCGGCCGGGTTCATCCGTCCCCAGTTGGACCTGGTGGGCGCGCTGCCGATCGCCCGGCTGGGCCGGGTCGAAGCCGGCCAGCGGATCCGGGTCGGCGGCATCGTGACCCACCGGCAGCGGCCGGCGACCGCCGGCGGGGTCACCTTCCTCAACCTGGAGGACGAGACCGGCATGCTCAACGTGACCTGCTCACCGGGGCTGTGGCAGCGCTACCGGCGGGTGGCCCGGACCAGCACCGGGCTGGTGGTCCGGGGCCGGTTGGAGCGGAACGAGGGGGTGGTCAACCTCGTCGCCGACCGGCTGGATCCGATCACACCACCGGTCAGTCCGGCGTCCCGGGACTTCCGGTGA
- a CDS encoding DNA polymerase Y family protein — translation MSDAPVRTLLLWCPDWPVLAAEIVDGVPATGPVAVLHANRVVACSERARAEGVRRGLRKREAQGRCPQLTVVDYDPGRDARAFEPVVAAVEELVAGVEVVRPGACALTARGPSRYFGGEEAAAERIVEHVAQACVVESQVGIADGVFAAGLAARTGRIVPPGETPEFLAGLPVEALGRPALADLLRRLGVRSLGDFAALPAGDVLARFGFDGALAHRLAAGRDHRPLAVRQPPADLTVTAEYDEPIDRVDAAAFAARALAEQLHDRLAGHGLACTRLGIEAVTAHGQELHRVWRHDGLLTAAAIADRVRWQLDGWLTGSSRRGGGGPARPTSGIIRLRLVPDGVIAQAGLQAGLWGETGEERERAHRALSRVQGILGPEAVLTAVLGGGRSPADEVRLVPWGDERLPARPGPPPLPVARDTTAAGGGEVADGRAAGRRRGGGSASSGAAGAGRGGAAPPWPGRLPPPAPAVVLPSPLAATVHDADGEPVVVSARLAVSAAPARLTVGTAPPTEIVGWTGPWPVDERWWAPAEARRRARFQVSLADGAALLLAVEAGRWLVEAIYD, via the coding sequence ATGAGCGACGCACCCGTCCGCACCCTGCTGCTCTGGTGCCCCGACTGGCCCGTGCTCGCCGCCGAGATCGTCGACGGGGTGCCCGCCACCGGCCCGGTCGCCGTCCTGCACGCCAACCGGGTGGTGGCCTGCTCCGAGCGCGCCCGGGCCGAGGGGGTGCGGCGTGGCCTGCGCAAACGGGAGGCGCAGGGCCGCTGCCCCCAGTTGACCGTGGTCGACTACGACCCGGGGCGGGACGCCCGGGCGTTCGAGCCGGTGGTCGCGGCCGTGGAGGAGCTGGTCGCCGGCGTCGAGGTGGTACGCCCCGGCGCGTGCGCGCTCACCGCCCGGGGGCCGAGCCGCTACTTCGGCGGTGAGGAGGCGGCCGCCGAACGGATCGTCGAACACGTCGCCCAGGCCTGCGTGGTGGAGAGCCAGGTCGGGATCGCCGACGGGGTCTTCGCCGCCGGGCTGGCCGCCCGCACCGGCCGGATCGTCCCGCCCGGGGAGACCCCGGAGTTCCTCGCCGGGCTGCCGGTCGAGGCGTTGGGCCGCCCGGCGCTGGCCGACCTGCTGCGCCGTCTCGGGGTGCGTAGCCTCGGCGACTTCGCCGCGCTGCCCGCCGGTGACGTGCTGGCCCGGTTCGGGTTCGACGGCGCGCTGGCCCACCGGCTGGCCGCCGGGCGGGACCACCGTCCGCTCGCCGTCCGTCAGCCCCCGGCCGACCTGACGGTGACCGCCGAGTACGACGAGCCGATCGACCGGGTCGACGCGGCGGCGTTCGCGGCCCGGGCGCTGGCCGAGCAGTTGCACGACCGGCTCGCCGGGCACGGCCTGGCCTGCACCCGGCTCGGCATCGAGGCGGTCACCGCGCACGGCCAGGAGCTGCACCGGGTCTGGCGGCACGACGGCCTGCTCACCGCGGCGGCCATCGCCGACCGGGTCCGCTGGCAGCTCGACGGCTGGCTCACCGGCAGCAGCCGGCGCGGCGGGGGCGGCCCGGCCCGGCCGACGTCCGGCATCATCCGGCTGCGGCTGGTCCCCGACGGGGTGATCGCCCAGGCCGGTCTGCAGGCCGGCCTGTGGGGGGAGACCGGCGAGGAGCGGGAGCGGGCGCACCGGGCGTTGAGCCGGGTGCAGGGCATCCTCGGCCCGGAGGCGGTGCTCACCGCGGTGCTCGGCGGCGGCCGGTCCCCGGCCGACGAGGTGCGCCTGGTGCCCTGGGGTGACGAGCGGCTGCCCGCCCGCCCCGGCCCGCCACCGTTGCCGGTCGCACGGGACACCACCGCGGCCGGTGGCGGCGAGGTCGCGGACGGCCGGGCTGCCGGTCGCCGGCGCGGCGGTGGGAGTGCCTCGTCCGGGGCCGCCGGCGCCGGTCGTGGTGGGGCAGCCCCGCCCTGGCCCGGTCGGCTTCCGCCGCCCGCGCCGGCCGTGGTGCTGCCCAGCCCACTGGCCGCCACCGTGCACGACGCCGACGGCGAGCCGGTCGTGGTCAGCGCGCGCCTGGCGGTGAGCGCGGCGCCGGCCCGGCTCACCGTGGGCACGGCGCCACCGACCGAGATCGTCGGCTGGACCGGGCCGTGGCCGGTCGACGAGCGGTGGTGGGCGCCGGCCGAGGCCCGCCGCCGGGCCCGGTTCCAGGTCAGCCTCGCCGACGGCGCCGCCCTGCTGCTCGCCGTCGAGGCCGGGCGGTGGCTGGTGGAGGCGATCTATGACTGA
- a CDS encoding carotenoid biosynthesis protein, with product MTRRLPWALLAVLVAAQICYPLTGGPTRARLTVATVVLGYLLSVCHALLSRGPRVAAALVAVATGGGFAVEAVGVATGVPFGSYDYSGELGPKLAGVPLIIPLAWTWMAWPAWLAAVRLTTPATVSPTDPPAPAGAGLRVGRIALAAVGLATWDLFLDPQMVAEGYWRWLDATPALPGLPGVPVSNYLGWLLFALLLASALRPLAGPPVAVTDGRDAPLVALYLWTYASSVLAHAVFLDLPASALWGAVGMGATAVPLAVALLRARRHRDEQRPPRTARRPGVDATA from the coding sequence ATGACCCGACGGCTGCCCTGGGCGCTGCTGGCCGTCCTGGTCGCGGCCCAGATCTGCTACCCGCTGACCGGGGGGCCGACCCGGGCCCGGCTGACCGTGGCCACCGTCGTCCTCGGCTACCTGCTCTCGGTCTGCCACGCCCTGCTCAGCCGGGGCCCCCGGGTCGCGGCGGCGCTGGTCGCGGTGGCCACCGGCGGCGGGTTCGCCGTGGAGGCGGTCGGGGTGGCCACCGGCGTGCCGTTCGGCAGCTACGACTACTCCGGTGAGCTGGGCCCGAAGCTGGCCGGCGTACCACTGATCATCCCGCTGGCCTGGACCTGGATGGCCTGGCCGGCCTGGCTGGCGGCGGTGCGGCTGACCACGCCGGCCACCGTGTCGCCCACCGACCCACCGGCGCCGGCCGGCGCCGGGCTCCGGGTCGGGCGGATCGCGCTGGCCGCGGTGGGACTGGCCACCTGGGACCTCTTCCTCGACCCGCAGATGGTGGCCGAGGGCTACTGGCGCTGGCTCGACGCCACCCCCGCCCTGCCCGGGCTGCCCGGCGTCCCGGTCAGCAACTACCTGGGCTGGCTGCTCTTCGCGCTGCTGCTGGCGAGCGCGCTGCGACCCCTCGCCGGGCCGCCCGTCGCGGTCACCGACGGGCGGGACGCGCCGTTGGTCGCGCTCTACCTCTGGACGTACGCCTCCAGCGTGCTGGCCCACGCGGTCTTCCTCGACCTGCCCGCCTCGGCGCTCTGGGGCGCGGTCGGCATGGGCGCGACGGCCGTACCGCTGGCGGTGGCGCTGCTGCGCGCCCGCCGGCACCGCGACGAGCAACGGCCACCACGGACGGCCCGACGCCCCGGCGTCGACGCGACCGCATGA
- a CDS encoding YbaK/EbsC family protein — protein MQPHPNVRAVQDALAGADARDASGAPATVRLLPDAVHTAAAAAEALGVRVGQIANSLVFEADGAPLLVLTSGAHRVDVAELAASIGVTTLRRATPEFVREHTGQPIGGVAPLGHPRPLRTLVDLALAEHHEVWAAGGVPRAVFPTTYNELLRITAGTPAEVA, from the coding sequence ATGCAGCCACACCCGAACGTACGGGCGGTCCAGGACGCGCTGGCCGGCGCGGACGCGCGGGACGCCTCCGGCGCGCCCGCCACCGTCCGCCTGCTCCCCGACGCCGTCCACACCGCCGCGGCGGCGGCCGAGGCGCTCGGCGTACGAGTCGGCCAGATCGCCAACTCGCTCGTCTTCGAGGCCGACGGCGCCCCACTGCTCGTGCTCACCTCCGGCGCCCACCGGGTGGACGTCGCCGAGCTGGCCGCGTCCATCGGGGTGACCACGCTGCGCCGGGCCACCCCCGAGTTCGTCCGGGAGCACACCGGGCAGCCGATCGGCGGCGTCGCCCCGCTCGGGCACCCGCGACCGCTGCGCACCCTGGTGGACCTCGCGCTGGCCGAGCACCACGAGGTCTGGGCCGCCGGCGGGGTGCCCCGCGCGGTGTTCCCGACCACCTACAACGAGCTGCTCCGGATCACCGCCGGCACCCCGGCCGAGGTGGCGTGA
- a CDS encoding SAV_6107 family HEPN domain-containing protein, translated as MPTNPAQPPTVPAHVLPHRTPAQLLAVARQGLTEAGQTRPDGLRYAAAHLAALRAAAALLAARARPAPARRNRITSVWVLLTAVAPELDEWARYFAAGAGKRAAAEAGIPRVVSAREADDLLRAAEQFVSVVETALGVVHQPALDGLAA; from the coding sequence ATGCCGACCAACCCGGCTCAGCCACCGACGGTGCCCGCGCACGTGCTGCCGCACCGCACCCCCGCACAGTTGCTCGCGGTGGCCCGGCAGGGGCTGACCGAGGCCGGCCAGACCCGTCCCGACGGTCTCCGCTACGCGGCCGCCCACCTGGCCGCCCTGCGCGCGGCCGCGGCCCTGCTCGCCGCGCGGGCCCGCCCCGCGCCCGCCCGGCGCAACCGGATCACCAGCGTCTGGGTCCTGCTCACCGCCGTCGCCCCCGAGCTCGACGAGTGGGCGCGCTACTTCGCCGCCGGCGCCGGCAAACGGGCCGCCGCCGAAGCCGGCATCCCCCGGGTGGTCAGCGCCCGGGAGGCCGACGACCTGCTCCGCGCGGCCGAGCAGTTCGTCTCGGTGGTGGAGACGGCGCTCGGGGTGGTCCACCAACCGGCGCTGGACGGTCTCGCCGCCTGA
- a CDS encoding extracellular solute-binding protein, translating into MSRKLRATALAGVLALTVAGCGGVGGGDDGDTGGTATKGALSTMGFGLSDEIATTRVDAFKRDHPDVNLKITEGAFDEQQFLSAVASGNPPDLVYMDRKLIGTYAKRGSIQPLTDCVDEQDIDLGQYRPAAKDQVTLDGTVYGIPEFSSVRVLYLNEALLRQAGLTADDVNLADWAALPALNAKLAAVSGGRLSRIGIDPKIPEFLPMWARANGADMISADGAKPNLTDPKVVEALATGVKLIQDQGGFGKFKSFRDTFDFFGAENPLVKNQIVAWPMEEWFLNQAAKNSPKAELVVKPFVDRQGNSLTMSSGQAWVITKGAKNPDAACAFAKQMTATDTWVAAAKARADARKAAGQPFTGVWTGNAEADKKIFDELYQPTGNKRFDDAVATIRSVQDVAFAMPASPAGAEFDKAWYDAVNRVLAGQAQPAEALARAQQEATAALDKAAK; encoded by the coding sequence ATGTCACGGAAACTGCGGGCGACCGCGCTTGCCGGAGTGCTCGCTCTGACCGTCGCCGGGTGCGGGGGAGTCGGCGGCGGCGACGACGGTGACACCGGTGGCACGGCCACCAAGGGCGCGCTCAGCACGATGGGCTTCGGCCTGTCCGACGAGATCGCCACCACCCGGGTCGACGCCTTCAAACGCGACCACCCGGACGTCAACCTGAAGATCACCGAGGGCGCCTTCGACGAGCAGCAGTTCCTCTCCGCCGTGGCGTCCGGCAACCCGCCAGACCTGGTGTACATGGACCGCAAGCTCATCGGCACGTACGCCAAGCGCGGCTCGATCCAGCCGCTGACCGACTGCGTCGACGAGCAGGACATCGACCTGGGGCAGTACCGGCCGGCGGCCAAGGACCAGGTCACCCTGGACGGCACGGTCTACGGGATTCCCGAGTTCTCCAGCGTCCGGGTGCTCTACCTCAACGAGGCGCTGCTCAGGCAGGCCGGGCTGACCGCCGACGACGTGAACCTCGCCGACTGGGCCGCCCTGCCGGCGCTCAACGCGAAGCTGGCCGCGGTCTCCGGCGGTCGGCTGTCGCGGATCGGCATCGACCCGAAGATCCCGGAGTTCCTGCCGATGTGGGCCCGGGCCAACGGCGCCGACATGATCTCGGCCGACGGGGCGAAGCCGAACCTGACCGACCCGAAGGTCGTCGAGGCGCTGGCCACCGGTGTGAAGCTCATCCAGGACCAGGGCGGGTTCGGCAAGTTCAAGTCGTTCCGGGACACCTTCGACTTCTTCGGCGCGGAGAACCCGCTGGTGAAGAACCAGATCGTCGCCTGGCCGATGGAGGAGTGGTTCCTCAACCAGGCCGCCAAGAACAGCCCGAAGGCCGAGCTGGTGGTCAAGCCGTTCGTGGACCGGCAGGGCAACTCCCTCACCATGTCCTCCGGCCAGGCCTGGGTGATCACCAAGGGGGCCAAGAACCCGGACGCCGCGTGCGCCTTCGCCAAGCAGATGACCGCCACCGACACCTGGGTCGCCGCCGCGAAGGCCCGCGCGGACGCCCGCAAGGCCGCCGGCCAGCCGTTCACCGGGGTGTGGACCGGCAACGCCGAGGCCGACAAGAAGATCTTCGACGAGCTGTACCAGCCGACCGGCAACAAGCGCTTCGACGACGCCGTCGCCACGATCCGGTCGGTGCAGGACGTCGCGTTCGCCATGCCGGCCTCGCCGGCCGGCGCCGAGTTCGACAAGGCGTGGTACGACGCGGTCAACCGGGTGCTCGCCGGCCAGGCGCAGCCCGCCGAGGCGCTGGCGCGCGCCCAGCAGGAGGCCACCGCGGCGCTGGACAAGGCTGCGAAGTAG
- a CDS encoding monooxygenase, with the protein MTVPELVTLHVWRTTPAALPRALTRMALDPRRLRATPGVRFGKLLGTGTGTGFGPGDADPTRWAALTVWDSPAAADGFDGSPVGRAWARIARSAVRVDLRPLTSRGEWSRRRPFGEPSGGPVTGPVLALTRARLRARRAATFWRAVPPVAAALRDAPGLLARFGVGEAPLGWQGTVSVWRDPADLVAFAYRHPEHRAAITRTPTEGWYAEELFARFQVRDVVGDRTVLGWHDNHDNVDDRGGWA; encoded by the coding sequence GTGACCGTCCCCGAGCTGGTCACCCTGCACGTGTGGCGGACCACGCCGGCCGCGCTGCCCCGGGCGCTGACCCGGATGGCGCTCGACCCACGCCGGCTGCGGGCCACCCCGGGCGTACGGTTCGGCAAGCTGCTCGGCACCGGGACCGGCACCGGCTTCGGGCCGGGCGACGCCGACCCGACCCGGTGGGCGGCGCTGACCGTCTGGGACTCCCCCGCCGCGGCGGACGGCTTCGACGGCTCACCGGTGGGCCGGGCCTGGGCGCGGATCGCCCGATCCGCCGTCCGGGTCGATCTGCGCCCGCTGACCAGCCGGGGTGAGTGGTCCCGGCGCCGCCCGTTCGGCGAGCCGTCCGGCGGGCCGGTCACCGGCCCGGTGCTCGCGTTGACCCGGGCCCGGTTGCGGGCCCGTCGTGCGGCCACCTTCTGGCGGGCGGTCCCGCCGGTGGCCGCCGCCCTGCGCGACGCCCCCGGCCTGCTCGCCCGCTTCGGTGTCGGCGAGGCGCCGCTGGGCTGGCAGGGCACGGTCAGCGTGTGGCGGGACCCGGCGGACCTCGTCGCGTTCGCGTACCGTCACCCGGAGCACCGCGCGGCGATCACCCGCACCCCCACCGAGGGCTGGTACGCCGAGGAGCTCTTCGCGCGGTTCCAGGTGCGCGACGTGGTCGGTGACCGCACGGTGCTGGGTTGGCACGACAACCACGACAACGTGGACGACAGAGGTGGATGGGCATGA